One genomic region from Argentina anserina chromosome 2, drPotAnse1.1, whole genome shotgun sequence encodes:
- the LOC126782591 gene encoding uncharacterized protein LOC126782591 has protein sequence MAGDAALARSSPVGDWIPADDVLLKNAVEAGASLESLAKGAVHFSRRFTVQELQERWYSILYDPVVAEEASAHMTEFECSTPNFATKFNRLGSSKENTCVPGKRKAESVHSSYHALRKRICSEPFDSMDLNFMLTPNGSNYIVNGDEPLNEHVMTGGPIPNHFGLDGPDLDSTLHHTFPHNLMHDSTAIDGIEIVNAFQIGGFQKATEEDFLVEQDNLHEEITYIEDNLPNTRNKSEVNEFYQPNDLPDCSIFSAGVLGMEPPCSLDQINNDKVNMCSPFEGNQVFNLTASESSSSFHDLEYSTQLPEPHIWSRDPATSMPFDVGDRENDTCTRDSFEPFDDISAKNTANSGYDVDLGKEVSAGDFKSPGISEDYLAELSNSLLNFTNEEELMFKDEIDKSYYDGLSSLLMSSPMDDVEEHMIDLIQPGTSMTLMYPMNPSCADPAVADDIRGSITGDMNFHPETMMQSFPTASNSQFPEYKDGVVCCTLNTEVWEIPCNDDVFLLKHVSLSSISCKVNESSKPKPKCSSVKDLTVDQIKGDTGTCFMQKEQRNCGKSLRSSPANGSHGTIEMSSKSPVCNIELPEIDPVDVPSTSACHVSSNWGQIDSAEAITNPLPGIMEEDIREFSRLDHDCVGSYPQPYATESNLEPDASGTIRDHQSLPAEVTQMDNAVSEPDVNPITPDFEGLLESDDDIPCCSDIEAMILDMDLNPDDQELYSGEEVLRYQGEDTKRAIMRSEQGAYSYMQRAIASHGAFAVLYGRHSKHYIKKPEVLLGRTTEDLIVDIDLAREGRGNKVSRQQAILKMDRDGSFLLKNLGSCSISVNSTELTPGQNLRLSSSCLIEIRGMPFIFEMNQTCVKQYLDSVPQG, from the exons ATGGCCGGAGACGCGGCTTTGGCGCGAAGCTCCCCCGTTGGGGATTGGATTCCGGCTGACGATGTTTTGCTCAAGAACGCCGTTGag GCCGGTGCTTCATTGGAATCACTTGCTAAAGGCGCCGTTCATTTTTCTCGGAGGTTTACCGTGCAAGAACtgcaagaacgctggtactcTATCCTATATGATCCAGTTGTGGCTGAAGAGGCTTCTGCTCACATGACTGAGTTTGAGTGTTCCACTCCAAATTTTGCAACAAAGTTTAATAGATTAGGAAGTTCAAAAGAGAACACATGTGTCCCTGGAAAGAGAAAAGCTGAAAGTGTTCACAGTAGTTACCATGCTCTGCGTAAAAGGATCTGCAGTGAGCCATTTGACTCCATGGACCTCAATTTTATGCTTACTCCCAACGGCAGTAACTATATTGTAAATGGAGATGAGCCTCTAAATGAACACGTCATGACTGGAGGTCCAATCCCGAATCATTTTGGACTTGACGGACCAGATTTGGATAGTACTTTGCATCATACCTTTCCACACAATCTGATGCATGATAGCACTGCTATTGATGGTATTGAAATTGTGAATGCATTTCAGATTGGAGGATTTCAGAAGGCTACTGAAGAAGATTTTTTAGTTGAGCAAGATAATCTACATGAAGAAATTACTTACATTGAAGACAATTTGCCTAACACAAGGAATAAATCTGAGGTGAACGAATTCTACCAACCAAATGATTTGCCAGATTGCAGCATCTTCAGTGCTGGTGTTTTAGGAATGGAACCTCCCTGTTCACTTGATCAAATTAATAATGACAAGGTAAATATGTGTTCCCCATTTGAAGGGAATCAGGTTTTTAATCTAACTGCTTCAGAAAGTAGTTCGTCATTTCATGACTTGGAGTATTCAACTCAACTTCCTGAACCACATATCTGGAGCAGAGATCCAGCAACTTCCATGCCATTTGATGTTGGTGACAGAGAGAATGATACTTGCACCAGAGATTCGTTTGAACCTTTTGACGATATTAGTGCCAAGAACACTGCAAATTCAGGGTATGATGTTGACCTGGGGAAGGAAGTCAGTGCTGGTGATTTCAAGAGTCCGGGTATTTCTGAAGATTATTTGGCAGAATTGTCCAATTCCCTTTTAAACTTTACAAACGAGGAAGAACTCATGTTCAAAGATGAGATTGATAAGTCCTACTATGACGGTCTGAGCTCACTTTTGATGAGCTCTCCAATGGATGATGTTGAAGAACACATGATTGATCTAATTCAGCCTGGGACATCTATGACCCTAATGTACCCTATGAATCCCTCTTGTGCAGATCCTGCTGTGGCAGATGACATAAGAGGGTCCATTACTGGTGATATGAATTTTCATCCAGAGACGATGATGCAATCATTTCCAACAGCTTCAAATTCTCAGTTTCCTGAATATAAAGACGGAGTTGTATGTTGCACATTGAATACTGAGGTATGGGAAATTCCATGCAATGATGACGTGTTTCTTCTCAAGCATGTGTCATTGTCATCAATTTCCTGTAAAGTAAATGAATCCAGTAAGCCGAAGCCGAAATGTTCATCTGTTAAGGATCTCACAGTTGATCAAATTAAGGGTGATACTGGGACATGCTTTATGcaaaaagaacaaaggaaTTGCGGAAAATCTCTAAGATCTTCTCCAGCTAATGGATCACATGGTACAATAGAGATGAGTTCAAAATCACCTGTTTGTAACATTGAGCTGCCGGAGATTGACCCTGTCGATGTGCCTTCAACAAGTGCATGTCATGTCAGTAGTAATTGGGGTCAAATTGATTCGGCTGAAGCAATCACAAATCCTCTTCCTGGAATTATGGAGGAAGACATTAGAGAATTCTCACGTCTTGATCATGATTGTGTTGGAAGCTATCCTCAGCCATATGCTACTGAATCTAATTTGGAACCTGATGCATCAGGTACAATTAGAGATCATCAATCATTACCTGCAGAAGTTACGCAAATGGATAATGCTGTCTCAGAACCAGATGTAAATCCAATTACACCAGATTTTGAGGGTCTTCTTGAAAGTGATGATGATATACCATGTTGTTCAGATATAGAGGCAATG ATACTTGACATGGATTTGAATCCAGATGACCAAGAATTGTATTCTGGTGAGGAAG TCTTAAGATATCAGGGCGAGGACACTAAGAGAGCAATCATGAGATCGGAGCAGGGTGCTTATTCGTATATGCAAAGAGCCATTGCATCTCACGGAGCATTTGCAGTATTGTACGGGCGCCATTCGAAGCATTATATTAAGAAGCCTGAG GTGTTACTGGGCAGGACAACAGAAGATCTTATTGTTGATATCGATTTGGCAAGAGAAGGGCGTGGTAATAAAGTGTCTCGGCAACAG gCAATATTAAAGATGGATAGAGATGGATCTTTCCTTCTGAAAAATCTTGGGAGCTGttcaatctcagtaaatagcACGGAATTAACCCCTGGACAGAATCTACGCCTTAGTTCCAGTTGCTTGATAGAG ATACGGGGAATGCCATTCATATTTGAAATGAACCAAACTTGTGTGAAGCAATATCTAGATAGCGTACCTCAAGGTTAG
- the LOC126783534 gene encoding floral homeotic protein DEFICIENS: MARGKIQIKRIENVTNRQVTYSKRRNGLHKKAKELTVLCDAKVSLLMVSSSGKLHEYISPSITTKQVYDEYQKVLGIDLWKSHYEKMQENLKKLMETNKSLKRHIRQRLGECLDNMGFTELHSLEEEMQTAVQVVRARKEKLLSTQIQTKSKKLRNATAYNRRIFEDLEDPHYGLVDDGGEYYDPVIGYSANGDPHNVFPLRLQPPYHHPNYLHHGGGSDLTTYALL, from the exons ATGGCGAGAGGTAAGATCCAGATCAAGAGGATAGAGAACGTGACGAATAGGCAGGTCACCTACTCCAAGAGGAGGAACGGACTCCACAAGAAGGCCAAGGAGCTCACTGTTCTCTGTGATGCCAAGGTTTCTCTCCTCATGGTTTCCTCCTCCGGAAAGCTTCATGAGTACATCAGCCCCTCCATCAC GACAAAGCAAGTCTACGATGAGTACCAGAAAGTTCTCGGCATTGACCTTTGGAAATCGCACTATGAG AAAATgcaagagaatttgaagaaACTAATGGAGACTAATAAGAGTCTCAAGAGGCACATCAG gCAAAGGCTGGGGGAGTGTTTGGACAATATGGGATTTACTGAGCTGCATAGTCTTGAGGAAGAAATGCAAACCGCTGTGCAAGTTGTTCGTGCTCGCAAG GAGAAGCTGCTCAGCACTCAGATTCAGACCAAGTCGAAAAAG CTTCGGAATGCAACAGCTTACAACAGGAGAATCTTTGAA GATTTGGAGGATCCGCACTACGGATTGGTTGATGATGGAGGGGAATATTATGATCCTGTCATTGGCTACTCAGCAAATGGAGACCCTCACAATGTATTTCCGTTACGGCTGCAACCTCCTTATCATCACCCTAATTATCTTCACCATGGTGGAGGTTCAGATCTCACGACCTACGCTTTGCTCTGA
- the LOC126782585 gene encoding protein SHI RELATED SEQUENCE 1-like, whose amino-acid sequence MAGFFGSLGGRDQGGRHKQDGDDERGGNLNLFSYGNEEIYNNKGGFELWPQYHPHHPHHHQQSLNYYAFGVDPSRRSNHNNLEGNVSDDSSSGLRLTVMQQGSAGGAGGGSGLGSGGMNCQDCGNQAKKDCPHLRCRTCCKSRGFQCQTHVKSTWVPAAKRRERQEQFSALQQQQQQQLQFPKRPRDNQAGGSSLACVRLPTNTSGLELAPFPAEVSSPAVFRCVRVSAMDDVEEQYAYQTAVNIGGHVFKGLLYDQGLDGHYTSATTAGESSSGQQDGGSGGGHPHNNQQQLNLITTTTSTSTNPPTATLLDPTMVFPTPLNAFVAGTQYFPPPRS is encoded by the exons ATGGCTGGGTTCTTCGGTAGCTTAGGGGGAAGAGATCAAGGGGGGAGACACAAGCAAGACGGAGACGATGAGAGAGGAGGAAATTTAAACCTTTTCTCGTACGGGAACGAAGAGATCTACAACAACAAGGGGGGTTTCGAGTTATGGCCACAGTATCATCCTCaccatcctcatcatcatcagcaaAGCTTGAACTACTACGCGTTTGGAGTGGATCCTAGCCGTAGAAGCAACCATAACAACTTGGAGGGCAACGTCTCGGATGACTCATCTTCCGGGTTGAGGCTCACTGTGATGCAACAAGGTAGCGCTGGTGGTGCCGGTGGAGGTAGTGGTCTAGGATCAGGCGGAATGAATTGCCAGGATTGCGGGAATCAAGCTAAGAAAGACTGTCCTCACTTGCGGTGCCGAACCTGTTGCAAGAGCCGAGGGTTTCAGTGCCAAACACACGTCAAGAGCACTTGGGTTCCTGCAGCAAAACGTCGAGAGAGGCAGGAACAGTTCTCTGCTCttcagcagcagcaacaacagCAATTACAGTTTCCGAAAAGGCCGAGAGATAATCAAGCAGGAGGTTCTTCTCTAGCCTGCGTTCGTTTACCCACTAACACGTCTG ggttGGAGCTTGCACCATTTCCAGCAGAGGTGAGTTCGCCAGCCGTTTTCCGGTGCGTGAGAGTTAGTGCAATGGACGATGTCGAGGAGCAGTACGCGTACCAGACGGCTGTGAACATCGGAGGGCACGTGTTCAAAGGACTTCTCTACGATCAAGGACTGGATGGTCATTACACAAGTGCAACCACCGCCGGCGAAAGCTCCTCAGGCCAACAAGACGGAGGAAGCGGAGGAGGGCATCCTCATAATAATCAACAGCAACTGAATCTTATAACTACCACAACAAGCACAAGCACCAACCCACCTACGGCAACGTTGCTCGATCCAACTATGGTGTTTCCGACTCCGCTGAATGCTTTTGTTGCTGGTACGCAATACTTCCCACCTCCGAGGtcttag
- the LOC126785371 gene encoding V-type proton ATPase subunit a3-like produces MGTENCWPTMDLLRSEPMQLAHLIIPIESSRRAISYLGELGLFQFKDLNAEKSPFQRTYAAQIKRCGEMARRLRFFRDQMRKAGLSQSTMSSMSNDTDLDSLEVKLCELEADLLEMNANNDQLQRTYSELLEYKLVLQKAGEFFNTAKSSAAAQHQEIEVQPMGEKSIDSPLLLEQEMTTDLSKHVKLGSVSGLVPREKSMAFERILFRATRGNVFLKQAVVNGAVVDPVSGEKVEKNVFIIFYSGERAKNKILKICEAFGANRYPFTDDLGKQFQMITEVSGKISELKSTIDAGLLHRNSLLQTIGHQYEQWNLLVKKEKSIFHTLNMLSIDVTKMCLVAEGWCPVSASIQIQNALQQATYDSNSQVGAIFQVLHTKESPPTYYRTNKFTTIFQEIVDAYGVAKYQEANPGVYTIVTFPFLFAVMFGDWGHGICLLLASLYFIINEKKFSNKKLGDIIEMTFGGRYVIFMMALFSIYTGLIYNEFFSVPFELFGPSAYACHDSSCRDATTMGLTKVRDTYPFGLDPKWHGSRSELPFLNSLKMKMSILLGMAQMNLGIVLSYFNAKFFADKLNVWYQFVPQMIFLNSLFGYLSLLIVVKWCTGSKADLYHVMIYMFLSPFDDLGDNQLFWGQGVLQILLLLSALVAVPWMLFPKPYILKKQHEERHQGQSYALLLTGEDPLEDDQEDHHDSKGHEEFEFTEIFVHQLIHTIEFVLGAVSNTASYLRLWALSLAHSELSSVFYDKVLLLAWGYNNVFILIIGVIVFISATVGVLLVMETLSAFLHALRLHWMEFMNKFYEGGGYKFYPFSFALLSIEDED; encoded by the exons ATGGGGACGGAGAATTGCTGGCCGACGATGGATCTGCTGCGGTCGGAGCCAATGCAATTGGCGCACCTCATCATTCCGATTGAATCGTCTCGCCGCGCCATCTCGTACCTCGGCGAGCTCGGCCTTTTTCAATTCAAAGAT CTCAATGCGGAGAAGAGCCCGTTCCAGAGAACATACGCCGCTCAG ATCAAACGATGTGGGGAAATGGCTAGGAGATTACGTTTCTTCCGAGATCAGATGAGGAAGGCGGGGTTGTCGCAATCTACAATGTCTTCGATGAGCAATGATACAGATCTCGATAGCTTGGAG GTTAAACTTTGTGAACTTGAAGCTGATCTATTGGAAATGAATGCAAATAATGATCAATTGCAACGCACTTATAGCGAGCTATTAGAATACAAGCTTGTACTGCAGAAG GCTGGGGAGTTTTTTAATACAGCTAAAAGTAGTGCCGCAGCTCAGCACCAAGAAATTGAAGTGCAGCCCATGGGTGAAAAATCCATTGACAGTCCATTATTACTCGAACAA GAAATGACTACAGATCTATCTAAGCATGTAAAGCTTGGGTCTGTGAGTGGTCTTGTTCCAAGAGAAAAGTCTATGGCCTTCGAACGGATTTTGTTTCGTGCCACCAGGGGTAATGTATTTCTGAAGCAAGCTGTAGTCAATGGCGCAGTTGTTGATCCTGTGTCAGGAGAGAAG GTTGAGAAAAATGTGTTTATCATCTTCTATTCTGGAGAAAGGGCAAAGAATAAAATTCTGAAGATATGCGAGGCTTTTGGAGCAAACCGTTACCCATTTACAGATGACTTGGGAAAACAATTTCAGATGATTACAGAG GTGTCTGGAAAAATATCAGAGCTGAAGTCTACCATTGATGCTGGACTTTTGCACCGTAACAGTTTATTACAGACAATTGGCCATCAATATGAGCAATGGAACCTTCTG gtgaaaaaggaaaaatccaTCTTTCACACCTTAAACATGCTCAGCATTGATGTGACAAAGATGTGTCTTGTTGCAGAAGGTTGGTGTCCTGTATCTGCATCAATTCag ATCCAAAATGCACTACAGCAGGCAACCTACGATAGTAACTCTCAAGTTGGGGCCATATTCCAAGTTTTGCACACAAAGGAATCGCCTCCAACATATTATCGTACAAACAAATTTActactatttttcaagaaaTTGTTGATGCATATGG GGTTGCCAAGTATCAGGAGGCTAATCCTGGTGTATATACCATTGTCACTTTCCCTTTCCTTTTTGCTGTGATGTTTGGAGACTGGGGGCATGGTATTTGCTTGTTGCTGGCATCACtatatttcatcatcaacgAGAAAAAGTTTTCTAATAAG AAACTTGGGGACATTATTGAAATGACATTTGGTGGTCGTTATGTTATTTTTATGATGGCACTGTTCTCAATTTACACAGGATTGATATACAATGAATTCTTTTCAGTCCCATTTGAACTATTTGGGCCTTCTGCTTATGCATGCCATGACTCATCTTGCAG GGATGCTACTACAATGGGTTTGACTAAGGTGCGTGACACATATCCATTTGGTTTGGACCCTAAATGGCATGGTTCCAGGTCCGAATTACCCTTTCTAAACTcgttgaagatgaagatgtcAATCCTACTAGGAATGGCCCAGATGAATCTTGGAATTGTTTTAAGTTACTTCAATGCAAAATTTTTTGCAGATAAGCTGAATGTATG GTACCAATTTGTTCCTCAGATGATATTTTTAAACAGCCTGTTTGGCTACCTTTCACTCCTTATTGTTGTGAAATGGTGCACTGGTTCAAAAGCTGATTTGTATCATGTAATGATATACATGTTCCTGAGTCCCTTCGACGATCTGGGTGATAATCAGCTATTTTGGGGTCAAGGAGTTCTTCAG ATTCTATTGTTACTATCCGCTCTTGTTGCCGTGCCATGGATGCTGTTTCCAAAGCCTTATATCTTGAAGAAGCAGCATGAGGAG AGGCACCAAGGTCAATCCTATGCGTTGCTCCTGACTGGGGAGGACCCTCTTGAAGATGACCAGGAAGACCATCACGACTCAAAAGGTCATGAGGAATTTGAGTTCACCGAGATCTTTGTACACCAACTCATACATACAATAGAGTTTGTGCTTGGAGCAGTGTCCAATACTGCTTCATATCTACGATTATGGGCACTCAG CTTAGCACATTCAGAGTTGTCCAGTGTATTTTACGACAAGGTTCTGCTTCTAGCTTGGGG GTACAACAATGTCTTCATTCTGATCATTGGCGTAATCGTGTTTATCAGTGCAACTGTTGGAGTGCTACTAGTGATGGAGACCTTAAGTGCCTTCCTGCATGCCTTGAGGCTTCACTGGATGGAGTTCATGAACAAGTTTTATGAGGGCGGTGGTTACAAATTCTACCCGTTTTCATTTGCTCTACTCAGTATCGAGGATGAAGATTGA
- the LOC126782512 gene encoding B-box zinc finger protein 20-like yields the protein MPFIFILLWSYLICFLLSQNKYRSTQIYLSVLFNLARPVPVRLHQTSLVFKSQNHRLHMKIQCDVCNKDEASVFCTADEAALCNGCDHRVHHANKLASKHKRFSLIHPSSPKQSSLCDICQERRAFLFCQQDRAILCRECDVSIHSANEHTQKHNRFLFTGVKLSATSTVYESAAVTDPKPQPLINNKKPVIPVSSAISKPPSVPKVSTCNNNSAKSGGGLLPNDGVGSMSSISEYLTETLPGWHVEDLLDFSSNQSFGFCKADNGNLPFFDDDIESNLSSFSSENMGIWVPQGSGPNPSMQHSQMGFKDITKEAANMNMIKGNYNNNYRSMSNVDDSFTVPQISPPSVGSKRSRPF from the exons ATGCCCTTTATATTTATTCTCCTCTGGTCTTACCTCATTTGCTTCCTTCTCTCCCAAAATAAGTACCGTTCAACCCAAATCTACCTTTCAGTTCTGTTCAATCTAGCAAGGCCAGTTCCAGTTCGTCTTCATCAAACATCGTTGGTtttcaaaagtcaaaaccacCGATTACATATGAAGATCCAGTGTGACGTGTGTAACAAGGACGAAGCGTCGGTGTTCTGCACCGCCGACGAGGCAGCTCTCTGCAACGGCTGCGACCACCGTGTCCACCATGCCAATAAGCTCGCGTCCAAACACAAACGCTTCTCGCTGATCCACCCCTCCTCTCCCAAACAGTCTTCTCTCTGCGATATCTGTCAG GAGAGACGAGCTTTCTTGTTCTGTCAGCAAGACAGAGCAATTTTGTGTAGAGAGTGTGATGTTTCGATTCACTCTGCAAATGAACACACACAGAAGCATAATCGCTTCCTTTTCACAGGGGTCAAACTCTCTGCTACCTCTACAGTTTACGAGTCTGCTGCGGTTACTGATCCCAAGCCTCAGCCTTTGATCAACAATAAGAAGCCAGTTATTCCAGTCTCTTCTGCTATTTCAAAGCCACCTTCAGTTCCCAAGGTTTCAACTTGTAATAATAACAGTGCTAAAAGTGGTGGGGGTTTGTTACCAAATGATGGGGTTGGATCAATGAGTAGCATATCAGAGTACTTGACTGAGACTCTTCCGGGTTGGCACGTTGAAGACCTTCTTGATTTTTCGTCTAACCAATCCTTtggtttctgtaag GCTGACAATGGAAACTTACCGTTTTTCGATGATGATATTGAAAGCAATCTGAGTTCTTTCTCGTCAGAAAACATGGGGATTTGGGTACCTCAGGGATCCGGACCAAATCCTTCTATGCAACATTCACAAATGGGATTCAAAGATATCACAAAGGAGGCTGCAAATATGAATATGATCAAAGGCAACTATAACAACAACTACAGGTCAATGTCGAACGTCGACGATAGCTTCACAGTTCCGCAGATTAGTCCTCCTTCTGTTGGCTCCAAGAGGTCTAGACCTTTCTGA